The Astatotilapia calliptera chromosome 4, fAstCal1.2, whole genome shotgun sequence genome segment gCATCTATCACTggagaaaatgtgatttttgccTGTGTATACTATCAGTTAAAGTTCTTAGAAAAAATGAATCCCAGTAGTTGGAGACTGACGGTGTTGgagagtaatggaatacatgtaccggctttacatatttaaaataaaaaatatgagtaactgtattccgttacagttaccatttaaaaaggtggtactAAGAATACAGTTacattgttgaaataaatggattacacagcggtcttctcctgtttcatatgttaggctatgccctctttatttttggtaattccacaccAGTGGAAACctaaacaaaacacgcattaagaggctctaatgcctgggTCTCAATCTCACGGCCCATGTCACCCCTACTTTACCTTTACTTTTAAGTATTATTCAAAAAAAGCTACGAGCCCAACatgaacccgacgtattagccagaggtccctttactacggttcagagCCGTGGACCATATTAGCATACTAGTTTTCTACACGAGattgctgcaaaaagtgcagccttacctattGTCCACCATGCTGTTACTcgttttatattaagatttaaacatctagttggtgttggtgtggtgagtaaccttcagtaatagtaataaatctcacagcaatagtacactCATGTAGTTGACATGAGTGTACTATTGCTCTCTCTGCTAGGACTAAGCACTTCACtctgtttcagtttcagttgaAACTGCTTACAGAGCAGAAGTGCAACCGTTAGTGAGAGACTGCTAGCTACTAGCTTAGCATAAACAGGAGGAAAGAGTTGATTGTGGGCTTTAACAAAGGCTGACATCCCACATCGGAGGGTCAGCAGGACAAAATTCCCAGGCATCTACATCAATGAAGGGCTTTCCTGGACTCTGAAACCCACACACCTGGCCGAGAAGGGGCTAAGCACAGCAAGCACTTCCTCAGGAGGTTGAAGTAAGTGAGGAACTCTTCCTCATCCTTGCTGCCTTAGGAGGAATCACTTCCTTAGAAGGCTTTTACCGAAGCACTACTCAGAGCATCCTGATGAGCTGCATCGCACCCTGGTATAGTGGCATGACTGACAATAAGACTGCAACGCAGGGTGATGGCTGAGAGGATCGTCTCAGATGCAAAAACAAGGGCTTCTCCACTGTGAAGGCCCCCTCGCTTCCTTCGTTCATCAGGTTCTTAAATCAAAAAGGcctctttgtgttttctggtttttatttattacattgtCTGTGAAAAATTTCATTTCAATCCAGTGTCTTATAATATGACTGTTATATGACAAAGGAAACTTGTAAACTGAAGTAAACACAACTCGGTATCAGCTGGTTGGAATCAAATAAAATAGTGATCAGTACATTTCTGATTTTAGGTGTGGTGGTTGTTGTAGGATTTGTGGGTTTTGTATTGGTATCCGTGGTGGTAGCTACAAAGGTGATGGTTTTAGGGTTGGTGCTTAACATACGTTTGCTGGTGGTGGTTGGAGGGGTGGTGGTAGTAGGGGTGGTGGTTGGCACTGGTGGCAGTCCTGTGCAGGAGACACTGAGGTCGCTGTTGGTCCCAGTGGACGTGAACGTCATGAAGCCCGGCTGGTTGGAGGAGATCTTGCTGTTGATCCAGGTCTGGTACTGGGATACTCTGGCGTAGACTCCTGGAAAATTAGGCAAGGCGCAACCTTCCCCAAAACTGACGACTCCCGCCTGAATCCAGCGACCGCTCTGCTTGCTCACCATTGGACCTCCTGAATCCCCCTTTGAGAGCAGAAACATTTACTGTTAGCTGAGGAGAAGAAACTGTAGAAGGTGAAAATGTGCCAAACACAGGTAACAACAATCACCTGACAGGAGTCCTTTCCTCCTGCACTTAACCCGGCACAGATCATGTTGTCAGTGATTCTTCCCACTCCATAGTTACAGTTACACTGCCTGTTTCCCACAACAGGAACCTCCACCTCCATCAGGTTTTGTGGAGAAGGAAGGGGCACTGAAGggaccccccaaaaaagtcagGTCAAAGAAACGTGATTGATTAAATGCACTCAAAGGATGGCTCTACcaaacttaaaaacaaagtgcagTCATGTGTGCAAACAAAGACAGTGAGACATGTTTATCTGCTGTGGGTTCTCCTGTGCTGTTCCACTGGCTGACAGTTGGTGGcagtaaaacacaaagaaatgtgaaaaagtgTCACAGTCCCAGGGTTCTTTACCGTAAAGgtttattattaaagtttttgtggtttactgtatttctgtttgttaatattatttgtttagtttggagtgtttctctttgtgtgttgtgtgtatgtCTGATTCATTGTTAGCTACATCCTAGTGTATTTTGATAATGGTTTTTCTCTGAGACAGAAGTTTTACTTCCTTTGAATCGTTTTCTTGATTACTTTTAGATGTTCTCCCAGTTGTTTCCTCCCCCCATTTGTAGCCTCAGATCTCCTTTTTGTTGCATCATCACTCATGGttgtgtgtttccttgttcCATATATCATTGTCATAATGTGTATGATAATGATATATATAACTTTTGCATTTGTTAAATTTTaattctctgtgtttctttcttttttaatgcgtCTCCACAGACCTGGACCTTACATAAGAATTTTATTGCTCAATTTATTTCTAAAATGGTACATTATACTCATCATTACTTAAAAAACGATCAGGTGTCTTTATGACCCACCTCCACTTCCTATACTGCCCCAGCCGGTGACCCAGCTGTTAACACCGCTGTAGAAGATGCTGTCTGAAGCTGCCAGGCAGACGGGAGAAATGTAGTTGTTGAAATTCACCGGTGAGGAGAGCTGCAGGAGGCAGACGTCATTGTTGAAAGTTTGAGAGTTGTAGTTTGGATGTTTGATGATCTGTGTTACTGTCCGAGACACTGCATTGGGATTAGATCCCTGTAGACTCTGAAGGCCCAGATTCACAGTCAGACCGGTTGGAGTACTGCTGAGATCATCAGGAGCGACACGAACAGTGCACAGTTGTTACAATTGTTATAGACGAGAAAACATGCAGCTTCAGCCTCATCACTCACGTTTGAAAGCAGTGAGCAGCAGTCAGCACCCACTGACTGTTAATGAGGGATCCTCCACAGAAGTGGGACCCAGATCTTTGCAGACTGACCTGCCAGGGCCAGCTGCCAACAGGGGCCACCTGTCCTCCTACAATCCTGGTGTTCAGAGACGCCTTACCACAAACTGAAGACCGACATTAAAACACAGAGTGAGCATTACTGTAGGAGCTGTAAACTCTCAGCACTACAAACTGCTGAGTGAGGACACAGTGATCCTGGAGTCTACAGTTCACTCACAAACTAATATTCATATGAAACTAAAGATTTATTACACAAAGAGGCTTTTTCTTACCATCCAGCTGTGACTCAGActctgaaacacagaaacaaaccattttaaagcaaataatCTCCATTCATTGTTCTGTGATTAGTTCACTGTCTGTAATAGTAGTGGGAAAGTCTGGTTTGCTAGAAGCAAGAGTGTTAAAAATTAAGCCAAGacttgcagttcctctaacatcTACCAGAGTGTGCAATAGTGTTCATATAcatagaagtgtgtgtgtgtgtgtgtgtcagactcAGAGGGAGGAGGGGTTTACTGTGTGACTCAGTAAGATGAAAACACTGACGAGCTGTTGATGATGGTCTCTCACACAGAGAAATACAggacacacactgtgtgttgtACAACTAATCCTTCATGCTTGACCCCAACAGAGTCCTCGCCCTCCATAGTTACTCCATCGTTAATTAGAAAATGGTTTTCTGAGATATTTACTGAGACAGCCTGTTCTGCTTCTGGAGATTCACCTTCCTCATCAATGTTTTGCAATCATAGCGAGATGTGGCGCCATCTCAGGACGCGACCAACTTCCTGCTTATCGTCACGAAGGAAACCTGTCATCACACCTCAGATCATTTGCATTTATCTACAAAAATTCAGAGTTCAAACATCTTTTCAAAACATCTCCTCGGCCTTAATTAATCTCACAAATAGATAATCAGTAACAATCAGCCACAAGAACCTTTACTCCACCACTTCACtaaaaaatgtcagatttatGCTAAAAGCTCTACAAACCCGTCAGCTTTGTTTTGCACAGCATTGCAGCATGTTGTTCCATTGTTGTGCTCTCTCACCTTTAGTCTGTTTGTCCTCTGtcattctgctttttttccATCTCCTTCCCCACCCTGCCAAACCGCCGAGGTAGGTGACTGCCGCACCCTGACCCTGGTCCTCTTAGTTTTTAACTTTACCGGCGttttaaagaccctacagtgaTCGTTATGGTCTTTACTTTGCAGTTCAAAGTGCCGTAAGGTTACTGTTGTTATTTGGTGTTCTATCAATACACCAAATCAATTTCTAAGTCTGAGTTTAATCTCTTCAACACTTCAATCTGTTAAAATCTTACTACAATTATTATACCTGATGGAGTGACTTCTTCCATTCATGTGTAATAAAAGCATCTTAAGATGACGTCAGGGTGTGAAACTGACAAATTTACTTCCTTTAgtccacaggtgtcgaactccaggcctcgagggccggtgtcctggaggttttagatgtgtccttgatccaacacagctgatttaaatggctaaatgacctcctcaacatgtcttgaagttctccagaggcctggtaatgacctaatcatgtgattcaggtgtgttgacccagggtgagatctgaaacctgcaggacaccgggcctcgaggcctggagttcgacacccctgctttagtcTCATGTCTTTGCCTGCAGTTCACATTGAAACTAGTTTATTATTGTTGCATCATCTCCAGAAGCATGGAGTTTAATTTGTGAGAGTATCTTCCAAACCACAAAGTTGAGaatactttcaaagaaaaatctTTACTAAAGACGTCATGTGACTGCAAGCTCTCTTCTAACTCCATTATCACATCCCAAAACACCCAATATGTACATGTGCTGTAATCAAATCATTCATGTGAATAATAAGCTGTACAGATCAGAATCTCATGTTATGAGAGGCTGTAATGGCTGTCGTGTAATTAATATCCTTAGTATCCCTATTGTttaattatattgttttatgtactttaatcATGAAGGTTTGTAGAGCAAGACCACTTTTAACTCACAAACTaagtggtaaatggtaaatggcctgcatttgtatagcgcttttctagtctctaaggaccccaaagcgcttcacactacattcagtcattcacacacacatccacacactggtgatggcagctacattgtagccacagccaccctggggcacactgacagaggcgaggctgccggacactggcgccaccgggccctctgaccaccaccagtaggcaaacatggg includes the following:
- the LOC113020186 gene encoding transmembrane protease serine 9-like isoform X3 yields the protein MEEVTPSESESQLDVCGKASLNTRIVGGQVAPVGSWPWQVSLQRSGSHFCGGSLINSQWVLTAAHCFQTSTPTGLTVNLGLQSLQGSNPNAVSRTVTQIIKHPNYNSQTFNNDVCLLQLSSPVNFNNYISPVCLAASDSIFYSGVNSWVTGWGSIGSGVPLPSPQNLMEVEVPVVGNRQCNCNYGVGRITDNMICAGLSAGGKDSCQGDSGGPMVSKQSGRWIQAGVVSFGEGCALPNFPGVYARVSQYQTWINSKISSNQPGFMTFTSTGTNSDLSVSCTGLPPVPTTTPTTTTPPTTTSKPIFCGQAPKNSGILGGTSMATAGSWPWMASLQKNGSHVCGGTLVALDSVLSNANCFSSSPVASEWTVVLGRLKLNGSNPFEVTLNVTNITLSNTTGTNIAILRLSAQPTLTDYIQPICLDNGRTFAEGLACWAAGWSPGRGGAEEVMQQFQTSVVNCGNSSSSESICTDVFALQQGDSGGPLMCKQGGSWFQAVVLTDPSSSARRRRSSVMTFTRVSTFDAFLTKTLGTLLSPASNTTTTTSRPVSQSSGGHPAHSFIFVFFHLLSLTVCLQLFL
- the LOC113020186 gene encoding transmembrane protease serine 9-like isoform X2; the protein is MAFYKVMCLAAGLMLLTQESESQLDVCGKASLNTRIVGGQVAPVGSWPWQVSLQRSGSHFCGGSLINSQWVLTAAHCFQTTPTGLTVNLGLQSLQGSNPNAVSRTVTQIIKHPNYNSQTFNNDVCLLQLSSPVNFNNYISPVCLAASDSIFYSGVNSWVTGWGSIGSGVPLPSPQNLMEVEVPVVGNRQCNCNYGVGRITDNMICAGLSAGGKDSCQGDSGGPMVSKQSGRWIQAGVVSFGEGCALPNFPGVYARVSQYQTWINSKISSNQPGFMTFTSTGTNSDLSVSCTGLPPVPTTTPTTTTPPTTTSKPIFCGQAPKNSGILGGTSMATAGSWPWMASLQKNGSHVCGGTLVALDSVLSNANCFSSSPVASEWTVVLGRLKLNGSNPFEVTLNVTNITLSNTTGTNIAILRLSAQPTLTDYIQPICLDNGRTFAEGLACWAAGWSPGRGGAEEVMQQFQTSVVNCGNSSSSESICTDVFALQQGDSGGPLMCKQGGSWFQAVVLTDPSSSARRRRSSVMTFTRVSTFDAFLTKTLGTLLSPASNTTTTTSRPVSQSSGGHPAHSFIFVFFHLLSLTVCLQLFL
- the LOC113020186 gene encoding transmembrane protease serine 9-like isoform X1 — encoded protein: MAFYKVMCLAAGLMLLTQESESQLDVCGKASLNTRIVGGQVAPVGSWPWQVSLQRSGSHFCGGSLINSQWVLTAAHCFQTSTPTGLTVNLGLQSLQGSNPNAVSRTVTQIIKHPNYNSQTFNNDVCLLQLSSPVNFNNYISPVCLAASDSIFYSGVNSWVTGWGSIGSGVPLPSPQNLMEVEVPVVGNRQCNCNYGVGRITDNMICAGLSAGGKDSCQGDSGGPMVSKQSGRWIQAGVVSFGEGCALPNFPGVYARVSQYQTWINSKISSNQPGFMTFTSTGTNSDLSVSCTGLPPVPTTTPTTTTPPTTTSKPIFCGQAPKNSGILGGTSMATAGSWPWMASLQKNGSHVCGGTLVALDSVLSNANCFSSSPVASEWTVVLGRLKLNGSNPFEVTLNVTNITLSNTTGTNIAILRLSAQPTLTDYIQPICLDNGRTFAEGLACWAAGWSPGRGGAEEVMQQFQTSVVNCGNSSSSESICTDVFALQQGDSGGPLMCKQGGSWFQAVVLTDPSSSARRRRSSVMTFTRVSTFDAFLTKTLGTLLSPASNTTTTTSRPVSQSSGGHPAHSFIFVFFHLLSLTVCLQLFL